A region of Dioscorea cayenensis subsp. rotundata cultivar TDr96_F1 chromosome 5, TDr96_F1_v2_PseudoChromosome.rev07_lg8_w22 25.fasta, whole genome shotgun sequence DNA encodes the following proteins:
- the LOC120260246 gene encoding pentatricopeptide repeat-containing protein At4g01570 yields the protein MGIELGRPMLDISRRNIPTCKRLASPPLTLPFLLPLLLPPSLPSPFLPHLLPLLRLSVQSSHPPPPSTLHSLLVSLLRAGRLDSALQVLSFIPSLQSLPSSTVSSFVLALLHSSHLTSALSILHSLLSQSLLPSPTAANATLAALRKAGLQQDFCNLLDKLCQLGFSFNAWTYNICIHAFGSWGHLALALKLFKEMKSPDICSFNSVLHGLCLAGRVQDAVEVFDEMKVSGFEPDRFTYRTLILGCCKAFRIDEALRVFREMEYNNVKCDTLVYNNILDGLLKAKKLDDACQMFDKMVSGGIGVSPYSYNILIDGLFKNGRPAAAMMMFNELKKKGQFVDGVTYGIVVLHMCREGRVKRGLELLKEMEERGIVADLATITTVLIALDKNRKSDTTRQLKKYARDNALLPSVLSWKAKLNSLLRDPQDKSKDFTRIFPTRGNLSDIMGWIKSSEGDSDDDGDHDLDGETKDEWSSSPYLDCLAKKLEKADDLQTFTLAKGIRVQKDCIRSFDIDMVNTYLSIFLSKGELSKACKLFEIFTKLCEDGPVSYTYNSLLRSFVKKGYMNVAWGVLQEMGDKLCPADIATYNLVIQGLGKMGEADLASAVLEQLLKKGGHLDIVMYNTLFNALGKAGRIEQVNKLFKQMTGSGINPDVVTFNTLIEVHAKAGKIEGAHKFLRKMLAAGCSPNHVTDTILDFLEQEVEKLKKQMVTHDKDSE from the exons atggggatcgaactcgggaGGCCCATGCTCGACATCTCGAGACGAAACATCCCTACATGTAAAAGACTtg CTTCACCTCCTCTCACTCTCCCCTTCCTCCTCCCTCTTCTCCTCCCTCCTTCTCTCCCTTCCCCCTTCCTCCCCCACCTCCTCCCTCTTCTCCGCCTCTCCGTCCAATCCTCCCACCCTCCCCCTCCTTCCACCCTCCATTCTCTCCTCGTCTCCCTTCTCCGCGCCGGCCGCCTTGACTCCGCCCTCCAAGTTCTCTCCTTTATCCCTTCCCTCCAATCTCTCCCATCTAGCACCGTCAGCTCCTTCGTACTCGCCCTCCTTCACTCCTCCCACCTCACTTCCGCCCTCTCCATCCTCCACTCCCTCCTCTCCCAGTCACTCCTCCCCTCCCCCACCGCCGCCAACGCTACCCTCGCCGCCCTCCGCAAGGCCGGCCTCCAACAAGACTTCTGCAACCTGCTCGACAAATTGTGCCAACTGGGGTTCTCTTTCAATGCCTGGACTTACAACATTTGCATCCACGCTTTCGGCTCCTGGGGTCATTTAGCTCTCGCTCTGAAGCTTTTCAAAGAGATGAAGTCCCCTGATATTTGTTCCTTTAACTCGGTTTTGCATGGCTTGTGTTTGGCTGGGCGGGTTCAAGATGCCGTggaggtgtttgatgaaatgaaaGTTTCTGGTTTTGAGCCTGATAGGTTCACATACCGGACGCTCATCTTGGGCTGTTGCAAGGCTTTCAGGATTGATGAGGCTCTCAGAGTGTTTCGTGAGATGGAGTATAACAATGTGAAGTGTGACACTCTTGTGTATAATAATATTCTTGATGGGTTGTTGAAGGCTAAGAAGCTTGATGATGCATGTCAGATGTTTGACAAGATGGTTTCAGGTGGTATTGGTGTCTCGCCTTACtcttataatattttgattgatgGACTGTTTAAGAATGGGAGGCCAGCTGCTGCTATGATGATGTTCAATGAGTTGAAGAAGAAGGGGCAGTTTGTAGATGGAGTTACATATGGCATTGTCGTGTTGCATATGTGTAGGGAGGGAAGAGTTAAGAGAGGGCTTGAGCTGCTGAAGGAGATGGAGGAGAGGGGTATTGTTGCGGATTTAGCGACTATTACTACTGTGTTGATAGCATTGGATAAGAACAGGAAGTCTGATACCACAAGGCAGCTTAAGAAGTATGCCAGGGATAATGCTTTGTTGCCAAGTGTTTTGAGCTGGAAAGCGAAATTGAATTCTTTGCTCAGAGATCCTCAAGATAAGAGTAAGGATTTCACTCGAATTTTCCCGACTAGAGGAAACCTCAGTGACATTATGGGTTGGATCAAATCATCAGAAGGAGatagtgatgatgatggtgatcaTGACTTGGATGGTGAAACCAAGGATGAATGGTCTTCATCTCCGTATCTGGATTGCTTAGCTAAGAAATTAGAAAAAGCCGATGATTTGCAAACCTTCACTTTGGCTAAAGGGATCAGAGTGCAAAAGGATTGTATAAGGTCATTTGACATTGACATGGTTAATACATACTTGTCAATCTTTCTTTCCAAAGGAGAGCTGAGCAAAGCTTGCAAGTTGTTTGAGATTTTCACTAAGCTGTGTGAAGATGGACCTGTGAGCTATACATATAATTCACTGTTGAGATCTTTTGTGAAAAAGGGTTACATGAATGTGGCATGGGGAGTTCTTCAAGAAATGGGAGACAAATTATGTCCTGCTGATATTGCTACATATAATCTAGTTATTCAAGGTTTGGGAAAGATGGGAGAAGCCGATCTTGCAAGCGCCGTGCTCGAACAACTACTGAAGAAGGGTGGTCATCTTGACATTGTTATGTATAACACACTGTTCAATGCTCTGGGAAAGGCTGGAAGGATAGAGCAAGTTAACAAGCTATTCAAACAAATGACAGGAAGTGGCATCAATCCTGATGTGGTTACTTTCAATACACTTATAGAAGTTCATGCCAAGGCTGGAAAGATTGAAGGTGCACATAAGTTCTTGAGAAAGATGTTAGCTGCAGGATGCTCTCCTAACCATGTCACTGATacaattcttgattttcttgagCAAGAGGTTGAGAAATTGAAGAAGCAGATGGTAACCCATGACAAAGATTCTGAATGA
- the LOC120261028 gene encoding NADH:quinone reductase, protein MGCKGILGFDYGIVQAPLGPDISGPELVAAVANAGAVGLLRAPDWEAPDYLRELIRKTRTLTSKPFGVGVVLAFPHKENMKVILEEKVAMVQVAWGEYPRELVCEAHEAGVKVVHQIGHFEEAEKAKNAGVDAIIVQGHEAGGHVIGLDGLVSLVPRVVDLVSSCGIPVIAAGGIVDARGYAAALALGAHGICMGTRFVATLESFAHPLYKQSLVELDETKYTNIFGRSRWPVPHRVLQTSFFTENGQLPDHENEDNKPIIGHAVINGIEKDIRLFAGTVPNARTTGDVERMVMYAGEGVGLIKDIVPAGEVVKRLVEETKHLIQQLLNA, encoded by the exons ATGGGGTGTAAAGGAATCCTTGGCTTCGATTACGGCATCGTGCAGGCGCCCCTCGGCCCTGACATCTCTGGGCCGGAACTCGTTGCCGCCGTTGCAAACGCTGGCGCGGTTGGGCTCCTCCGAGCACCTGACTGG GAAGCACCTGATTATCTGAGggaattaataagaaaaacaagaacttTGACAAGTAAACCATTTGGCGTTGGTGTTGTGCTAGCGTTTCCACACAAGGAAAATATGAAGGTTATATTGGAAGAGAAGGTTGCCATGGTGCAAGTTGCATGGGGAGAATACCCAAGGGAGCTAGTATGTGAAGCTCATGAGGCAGGGGTCAAGGTTGTTCACCAA ATTGGCCACTTTGAGGAGGCAGAGAAAGCTAAGAATGCTGGTGTTGACGCAATTATAGTTCAAGGTCATGAGGCTGGAGGGCACGTCATTGGTCTG GATGGCTTGGTATCTCTTGTGCCTAGAGTGGTAGATTTGGTTTCCAGTTGTGGCATTCCTGTAATTGCTGCTGGAGGCATTGTAGATGCGCGAGGCTATGCTGCTGCGTTGGCGCTTGGTGCTCATGGTATCTGCATGGGAACTAG GTTTGTTGCTACACTGGAAAGTTTTGCTCACCCATTGTATAAACAAAGCCTGGTTGAATTAGATGAAACTAAGTACACCAATATATTTGGTCGTTCAAGGTGGCCTGTACCACATCGTGTGCTGCAAACATCGTTCTTCACTGAAAATGGGCAACTTCCTGACCATGAAAATGAGGACAACAAGCCCATTATAGGGCATGCTGTAATTAATGGCATA GAGAAAGACATAAGGCTCTTTGCGGGCACTGTTCCAAATGCTAGAACAACAGGCGACGTTGAAAGAATGGTTATGTACGCAGGTGAAGGTGTTGGCCTTATTAAGGACATTGTTCCTGCTGGTGAAGTGGTAAAGAGGCTAGTTGAAGAAACAAAACATCTGATTCAGCAACTTCTGAATGCTTGA
- the LOC120260247 gene encoding EPIDERMAL PATTERNING FACTOR-like protein 1 has protein sequence MNSLLFFTLLANLFLASLAATPQGMVMDEKIRLGSTPPSCRNRCKECSPCAAVQVPTLPGAAPALPAGNYASYNMYSNYKPLGWKCQCGKLFFNP, from the exons ATGAACTCACTTCTCTTCTTCACTCTGCTTGCCAACCTCTTCCTTGCCTCACTCGCTGCTACTCCTCAG GGAATGGTGATGGATGAGAAGATAAGGCTGGGTTCTACACCGCCAAGCTGCCGCAACCGGTGCAAAGAATGCAGTCCGTGTGCTGCCGTGCAGGTGCCAACACTGCCCGGAGCCGCCCCTGCCTTGCCTGCAGGCAACTATGCTTCTTACAACATGTACTCCAACTATAAACCTTTGGGTTGGAAATGCCAGTGTGgcaaactcttcttcaatcctTAA
- the LOC120261813 gene encoding haloacid dehalogenase-like hydrolase domain-containing protein At4g39970, with product MASTSLLHLSISSSLPSRRRGASPLLRPHPPLLRRSPLRSRAPISAAAGPAEGASPLHALIFDCDGVILESEHLHRQAYNDAFAHFSVRSPASSSEILFWETDFYDELQNRIGGGKPKMRWYFNENGWPSSSVFEDPPVESADKEKLIDILQDWKTERYKEIIKSGVVKPRPGVLRLMDDVKGAGIKLSVCSAATKSSVILCLENLLGLERFQGLDCFLAGDDVKEKKPDPSIYLTASQKLGVLGKNCLVVEDSVIGLQAATGAGMPCIITYTSSTANQDFKDAIATYPDLSNVRLEDLELLLQKTLVAS from the exons ATGGCTTCCACTTCTCTACTTCATCTCTCCATCTCATCCTCTCTCCCTTCTCGCCGGCGAGGAGCTTCTCCTCTCCTCCGCCCTCATCCTCCTCTCCTCCGGCGATCGCCGCTTCGATCGCGTGCTCCCATCTCTGCTGCTGCTGGGCCGGCGGAGGGGGCGTCGCCACTTCATGCGCTCATCTTTGATTGCGACGGTGTGATCCTTGAATCGGAGCACCTTCATCGCCAGGCATACAATGATGCTTTTGCGCATTTCTCTGTTCGATCCCCTGCTTCCTCATCGGAAATTCTTTTCTGGGAAACTGATTTCTATGACGAACTCCAGAACCGTATCGGCGGTGGCAAGCCTAAGATGCGATG GTACTTCAATGAGAATGGGTGGCCTTCGTCTTCGGTGTTTGAGGATCCTCCGGTTGAGAGCGCGGATAAAGAGAAGCTGATTGATATTCTTCAG GACTGGAAAACTGAGAGGTACAAAGAAATTATCAAATCCGGAGTT GTGAAACCTAGACCAGGTGTCCTTCGATTGATGGATGATGTCAAGGGTGCG GGTATAAAGCTTTCTGTTTGCTCAGCAGCTACTAAAAGTTCAGTCATACTATGCCTGGAGAATCTTTTAGGACTT GAGCGATTCCAAGGTCTGGATTGCTTTCTCGCAG GTGATGATGTTAAAGAAAAGAAGCCTGACCCATCAATTTATTTGACGGCTTCTCAG AAACTAGGTGTGTTGGGAAAGAACTGTCTAGTGGTGGAGGATAGTGTCATTGGATTGCAG GCCGCAACTGGAGCGGGAATGCCATGCATAATAACTTACACATCATCGACTGCAAATCAG GACTTCAAAGATGCCATAGCCACGTATCCTGACTTAAGCAACGTGAG GCTTGAAGACCTTGAATTGTTGCTTCAAAAAACACTTGTTGCTAGTTAA